The following are encoded together in the Candidatus Bandiella woodruffii genome:
- the glmM gene encoding phosphoglucosamine mutase — MQSSIFGTDGIRGLVNSYPITAEIALKIGTAIGVYVSDTQFRKRVVIAKDTRLSGYMIEPALTSGLISSGIDVILVGPMPTPSVPMLIKSLRADFGIMITASHNPYHDNGVKLFDKEGCKLDKPTREKLEKLIFSPELANGLAEPQELGRAKRLEDAPGRYIEHVKTSFPKELTLLGLKVVIDCANGSAYKLAPTILWELGAEVTVLGCEPNGFNINHDCGSMHPRALAQKVREMEADVGIALDGDADRVVICDENGKVIKGDHIIGMIAKHLKDENKLKGDAIVVTHISNTALEDYLKSIGIKTIYSNVGDINVHQKIRENDLNFGGEESGHIIFADYSNTGDGIVSTLQILAILVESQKKLSEFADIFTLNPQMTHNLAFQNKDPLQDPKTIAKIRGIQDDNADLKIIVRKSGTENLIRILVEGKEKDRIAKTLDELIRAIQL, encoded by the coding sequence ATGCAAAGCTCAATTTTTGGAACTGACGGAATTAGAGGGTTGGTTAATAGTTATCCAATCACTGCAGAAATTGCACTAAAAATTGGAACAGCAATTGGCGTGTATGTAAGTGACACTCAGTTTAGAAAAAGGGTGGTTATTGCTAAAGACACAAGGTTGTCTGGATACATGATAGAACCAGCCTTAACATCGGGACTAATATCAAGTGGTATTGATGTTATTTTAGTTGGGCCAATGCCAACCCCTTCAGTACCAATGTTGATAAAGTCATTGAGAGCTGATTTTGGCATAATGATTACGGCATCTCATAACCCGTACCATGACAATGGGGTAAAGCTATTTGATAAAGAGGGATGTAAGCTAGATAAACCAACCAGAGAAAAGCTAGAAAAACTGATTTTCAGTCCAGAGTTAGCAAACGGGCTGGCAGAACCACAAGAGTTGGGTAGAGCCAAAAGACTGGAAGATGCCCCCGGTAGGTATATTGAACATGTAAAAACATCATTCCCAAAGGAGCTAACGCTGTTGGGACTGAAGGTTGTTATTGACTGTGCCAATGGTAGTGCATATAAATTGGCGCCTACTATATTATGGGAGCTTGGTGCAGAAGTTACAGTATTGGGGTGTGAGCCAAATGGTTTTAATATAAATCATGACTGTGGTTCTATGCATCCTCGGGCTCTTGCCCAAAAAGTTAGGGAGATGGAAGCTGATGTAGGCATTGCATTAGATGGTGATGCTGACAGAGTTGTGATATGTGATGAAAATGGAAAAGTGATTAAAGGTGATCACATCATTGGAATGATTGCAAAACATCTAAAAGATGAAAACAAATTAAAAGGCGACGCTATAGTTGTTACACATATCTCTAATACTGCGTTGGAAGATTATTTAAAAAGTATAGGTATAAAAACGATTTACTCGAACGTTGGAGATATCAATGTACATCAAAAAATCAGGGAAAACGACCTCAACTTTGGTGGAGAGGAATCAGGACATATTATTTTTGCTGACTATTCTAACACGGGTGATGGCATTGTTTCAACGCTACAAATACTAGCCATTTTAGTTGAAAGCCAGAAAAAATTAAGTGAGTTTGCAGATATATTTACCCTTAACCCACAAATGACGCATAACCTCGCATTTCAAAATAAGGACCCATTACAAGATCCTAAGACTATAGCTAAAATAAGGGGTATCCAAGATGATAATGCGGATTTGAAAATTATTGTTAGAAAATCTGGTACTGAAAATTTAATTAGGATATTAGTTGAGGGTAAAGAAAAAGATCGGATCGCTAAAACGCTTGATGAACTGATCAGAGCGATTCAATTGTAA
- the murJ gene encoding murein biosynthesis integral membrane protein MurJ, which produces MDRLFKSTFIVSSCTLISRIFGYLRDMVIADKLGAGGLNDAFVAAFRLANVFRNIFAEGALNVVFVPEFSQILKTSGKKQAFIFAAKVHSLLLVVLAIFCLLAIIMMPEIIWYTTPGFREDTYIYNLAVLFGRITFPYLFCISLAAFYGGILNTFNKFFPFAIAPALLNIISVIGLCFFDQCETSAHTLSMATLIGGVFELAWMIYFLFKHGCKLSIVKFKLDSKITRVLKNMLPIVVASGVTHINACISMIVLSYFPGGLSYMYYADRIVQLPLALIGTAIGTVLLPMLAKTLVSKQKNTSLEIQNGAISLVMFLAIPATAALLFLGHDIIEVLFERGNFPHSATIQTAKTLMLLSIGLPAFVLIKLFQTQFYSKLNTKLPVVIAIISICINLIISLLTMNSLQYLGVAVANSVSGWVNFILLLVFAKKNLGFNFYPNTLMKGGKYVVASVVMVLVMWGIASALPMPNKYLFLGLEITVGLLTYLISCYLWSNVLR; this is translated from the coding sequence GTGGATAGGCTATTTAAATCTACATTCATAGTAAGTTCTTGCACATTGATCTCAAGGATTTTTGGCTACCTAAGAGATATGGTAATTGCCGATAAGTTGGGGGCAGGGGGGTTGAATGATGCTTTTGTCGCTGCATTTAGGCTTGCTAATGTATTTCGTAATATCTTTGCAGAAGGGGCACTGAACGTGGTATTTGTTCCTGAATTTTCCCAAATATTAAAAACAAGTGGTAAGAAACAGGCATTTATCTTTGCCGCAAAGGTACATTCTTTGTTATTGGTGGTTTTAGCAATCTTTTGCCTTTTGGCCATAATAATGATGCCAGAGATCATATGGTATACAACGCCGGGATTTAGAGAAGACACATACATATATAATTTGGCGGTGTTGTTTGGGAGGATAACATTTCCATATCTATTTTGCATTTCCCTAGCAGCATTTTATGGTGGGATTCTTAACACTTTTAATAAATTCTTTCCATTTGCCATAGCCCCAGCTTTATTAAATATAATATCGGTTATTGGGTTGTGTTTTTTTGATCAATGTGAAACTAGTGCTCATACTTTATCTATGGCAACGTTAATTGGTGGGGTTTTTGAGCTTGCATGGATGATATACTTTTTATTTAAGCACGGTTGCAAATTAAGTATTGTGAAGTTTAAATTAGATTCCAAAATTACAAGGGTGTTAAAAAACATGCTCCCAATCGTCGTTGCGTCTGGAGTGACTCATATAAACGCTTGTATAAGCATGATTGTGCTATCCTACTTTCCAGGTGGTTTATCATATATGTATTATGCTGATAGAATAGTACAGTTGCCGCTTGCGTTGATTGGAACAGCAATTGGTACCGTATTACTGCCGATGCTTGCAAAGACTTTAGTGAGTAAACAAAAAAACACCTCTTTGGAAATACAAAATGGTGCGATTAGTTTAGTGATGTTTCTGGCAATTCCAGCTACTGCCGCATTGTTATTTCTGGGGCATGATATTATCGAAGTACTGTTTGAAAGAGGAAATTTTCCTCATAGCGCAACGATACAAACAGCAAAAACGTTAATGCTCTTAAGTATTGGGCTGCCTGCTTTTGTTCTAATAAAGTTATTCCAAACACAATTTTATTCTAAATTAAATACAAAACTCCCTGTAGTTATCGCCATAATTTCTATCTGTATAAACCTTATTATTAGTTTATTGACGATGAATAGTTTGCAATATCTTGGGGTTGCAGTCGCAAACTCTGTTTCTGGGTGGGTAAACTTTATCTTACTTTTGGTATTTGCAAAGAAAAACTTGGGATTTAATTTTTATCCTAACACCCTAATGAAGGGAGGCAAATATGTAGTAGCTTCAGTGGTTATGGTTTTGGTGATGTGGGGTATTGCAAGCGCTTTACCTATGCCTAACAAATATCTATTCTTGGGATTAGAAATCACAGTTGGATTGCTTACATATCTAATTTCTTGTTATTTATGGAGCAATGTGCTCCGCTAA
- a CDS encoding IS6 family transposase → MFKVDPKLMKYFKNHEYGAEIIMVSLYMKGRYSLSYREIEEIGGLRGLNIDHATLQRWVVKFMPILEGRFRKRKKPVNGSWRMDETYIKVKGKWVYLYRAVDKYGDTIDFMLRAKRDKRAAKAFFRKAIKSSGQPIKVNIDKSGSNTSALNSINKPLSKEDQIEIRHNKYLNNRIEGDHRFVKKRTRPMLGFKSFRSAARTIAGIELLHMIKKGQLADNDNYNSDFDKFLSLTA, encoded by the coding sequence ATGTTTAAAGTAGACCCAAAATTAATGAAGTATTTTAAGAACCATGAATATGGCGCAGAAATCATTATGGTATCGCTGTATATGAAAGGAAGATATTCTTTAAGTTACAGAGAGATAGAAGAGATAGGCGGGTTGAGAGGACTCAACATAGATCACGCCACTCTACAAAGATGGGTAGTAAAGTTTATGCCAATACTTGAAGGAAGATTCAGAAAAAGAAAAAAGCCAGTCAACGGCAGCTGGAGAATGGACGAGACATATATCAAGGTTAAAGGTAAATGGGTCTATTTGTATAGAGCAGTTGATAAATACGGGGATACCATAGATTTTATGCTAAGAGCAAAAAGAGATAAAAGGGCAGCTAAAGCGTTTTTCAGGAAAGCAATTAAATCTAGTGGCCAGCCTATAAAGGTTAATATAGATAAAAGTGGCTCTAATACTTCTGCTTTGAATTCGATCAATAAGCCATTATCTAAAGAAGACCAAATAGAAATTAGGCATAACAAATATCTAAACAATAGGATAGAAGGCGATCACAGATTTGTAAAGAAACGAACTAGACCGATGCTTGGTTTCAAATCCTTTAGAAGTGCCGCCAGGACTATTGCAGGAATAGAGCTCTTGCACATGATTAAAAAAGGACAACTTGCTGACAATGACAATTATAATTCTGACTTTGATAAATTTCTTTCACTAACTGCTTAA
- a CDS encoding ribonuclease H-like domain-containing protein, translated as MQYEYQYHIGDLPGDIVLTGSLAIDTEAMGLNNHRDRLCLIQIADELGAIHLVHFKNQNFDAPNLKKLLSDNSRQKIFHFARFDVAIIQHYLKIDIDSIFCTKISSKLCRTYNNYHSLLDLCQELLGVKISKQQQSSDWGAANLNPNQLAYAAQDVKYLHRLRDKLTTLLQREGRKEVAEACFRFLPTKAKLDNLGWMDSDIFAHH; from the coding sequence ATGCAATATGAATATCAATATCATATAGGGGACTTGCCAGGCGATATAGTACTTACTGGAAGTTTGGCGATTGATACTGAAGCTATGGGATTGAATAACCATAGAGATAGGTTATGTCTTATTCAAATAGCTGATGAATTAGGTGCCATACACTTAGTTCATTTTAAAAATCAGAATTTTGATGCCCCTAATCTAAAAAAACTGTTGTCTGACAACAGTAGGCAGAAAATATTTCATTTTGCCAGGTTTGATGTGGCAATAATACAACACTACCTGAAAATAGACATTGATAGTATTTTTTGTACAAAAATTTCATCCAAACTATGCAGAACTTACAACAATTACCACAGTCTGTTAGATTTATGCCAGGAACTGCTTGGGGTTAAGATTTCCAAACAGCAACAATCTTCGGATTGGGGCGCGGCAAATTTAAACCCAAATCAGTTAGCCTATGCAGCTCAGGACGTTAAGTATCTGCACCGACTAAGAGATAAACTAACCACCTTGTTGCAAAGAGAAGGAAGGAAGGAAGTAGCAGAAGCATGTTTCAGATTTTTGCCAACTAAAGCAAAACTTGATAATCTAGGCTGGATGGATTCAGATATCTTTGCTCATCACTAA